TGGGAACGCTCGCGTCTGCCGATCGTCAGCAGCGGCTTCGACCTGCTGTTCGCGGCCGGGCTGGGGATGGACTGCCGGCACGTGCTCGACGGGGAAGGGCGCATCGCCCTGCGCTGGCAGGCCAGCTGAAAGCGCGCGTAAAGCGCATAATATGTGCTTTACGCATTACCATATTCCGATTAGGTATAGCTTTCGCATCCCAACGGCTTGTGATTTTGCACCGCAGCATGTAGAGTTTAAGACCCCTTCTAATTTTTACAAGCGGAAATCCCCACTGTCATGGCTTTAATAGTCCACAAATACGGCGGCACGTCGATGGGATCGACGGACCGCATCAAGAACGTCGCGGCCCGCGTCGCCAAATGGCACGATGCCGGCCACCAGATCGTCGTCGTCCCCTCGGCAATGTCCGGCGAAACCAACCGCCTGATCGGCCTGGCGAAAGAGATTATGGCGCAGCCGGACCCGCGCGAACTGGACATGATCGCCTCGACCGGCGAGCAGGTCTCGGTCGGCCTGCTGGCGATGGCGCTGCTGGCGCGCGGCAAGGACGCCGTGTCCTACACCGGCTGGCAAGTGGGCATCCGCACCGACTCCGCCTTCACCAAGGCGCGCATCCAGTCGATCGACGACACGCGCGTGCGCGCCGACCTCGACGCCGGCAGGATCGTGATCATCACCGGCTTCCAGGGCATGGACGAAGAGGGCAACATCTCGACCCTGGGTCGCGGCGGTTCGGACACCTCGGCGGTCGCGATCGCGGCGGCGATGAAGGCCGACGAATGCCTGATCTACACCGACGTCGACGGCGTCTACACGACCGACCCGCGCGTGGTCGACGAGGCGCGCCGCCTGTCGAAGATCACGTTCGAGGAAATGCTGGAACTGGCATCGCTGGGTTCGAAGGTGCTGCAGACCCGCTCCGTCGAATTTGCCGGCAACTACCGCGTTCCGACGCGCGTGCTGTCGTCGCTGACCGATCCCCTGATGCCGCTCGAGGAAGAAGCCGTGTCGGGTACCCTGATTTCGTTTGAGGAAGAAAGCAATATGGAACAAGCCGTCATCTCCGGCATCGCCTTCCACCGCGATGAAGCCAAAATCACCGTCCTCGGCGTGCCCGACAAGCCGGGCGTCGCCTACCACATCCTCGGCCCGGTCTCGGACGCGAACATCGAGGTCGACATGATCATACAGAATGTGTCGGTCGACGGTAAAACGGACTTCACCTTCACCGTCTCGCGCAACGACTACCAGCGCGCGCTGAACGTGCTGGAAGCGAACAAGGCGGAGCTGGGCTTCGACCGCCTGCTGGGCGACGCCAAGGTGTCGAAGGTGTCGGCGGTCGGCGTCGGCATGCGCAGCCACGTCGGCGTGGCCTCGCAGATGTTCCGCACCCTGGCGGAAGAGGGCATCAACATCATGATGATCTCGACCTCCGAAATCAAGATTTCTGTCCTGATCGACGAAAAATACATGGAGCTGGCAGTACGCGCCCTGCATAAAGCGTTTGATCTGGAGAAAGCTTAACTTTATCGCATATTTTTGGCTGCGCTTCCTTGACGAAATGGGGTGCGGCCATTAAGATGCTTGCACTCAGCGACAACGAGCAACACTGTTAAGAGCTGACTGGAGGCGTGGCCGAGTGGCCGAAGGCACTTCCCTGCTAAGGAAGCATACGGGCTTAAACCTGTATCGTGGGTTCGAATCCCACCGCCTCCGCCAGGAACAACTGTTTTAGAGAAATCTTAAACATTCAAAGAACCCGCAAGCACCATGAGGCTTGCGGGTTTTTTGTTTTCCGGCGTCAAGCATGCGACGCCAATGCGAATCCGATCTGGTTTCGCATACCTTATTCAGGATTCCTGAAAACTGCATCCCTTATTGCCTCGTTGTACTGCCGCGGTCTGCTCATTAGACTGATTTCATTCCAAACCTACCGGAATAGATCATGAAGCAGACGATGAAAGCGCTTGTGCTGAACGCATTCGAGGTACCAATGAACCTGAGTAAGGTGGAACGCCCCGTTGCCGGACCAGGACAGGTTCTGGTGCGCATCAAGGCCAGCGTCGTCGAAGTCGTCGGCGAAGGCGTCCAAGGATGTGCTTCAGGGAACGAAGTATGGGACATGACCGAGGCTGCCAAGCTGGTGGATGCCGGCAAGATCAAGGTCCTGCTGGACGAACGCCACTATTCCATGGACGAGGCCGGCCGGGCTCACGCGGCCATGCAGGATGGCAGCGCACGCGGCAAGATCGTCGTGGAGGTCGAGTGAATCTGCTCGCGCGCACGCCGCTGTCGGCGCTGGATGTCGTTCCCCTGCGGGTCGGCGGCTCGACCGCCGACGCCTTGAGCGAGGCGCTGGCGTACGGACGGGATCTCGAACGCCTCGGCTTTCACCGGATGTGGCTGGCGGAGCATCACAACATCTCCGGCGTTGCCAGTTCGGCCACCGCGGTCCTGATCGGCCGGATCGCCGCCGCGACCCGCAGCTTGCGGGTCGGCGCCGGCGGCATCATGTTGCCGAACCATGCGCCGCTGGTGGTCGCCGAGAATTTCGGTACGCTGGAGACCCTGTTTCCAGGGCGGATAGATCTGGGCCTCGGCCGCGCGCCCGGCGCGGATGGAGAAACCATGCGTGCGCTGCGGCGCAGCGTGGCCGACGGCGGTGGCTTTCCCGATCAGGTAGCGGAAATCCAGATGCTGCTGGGGCCGGAAACCCCCGGCCAACGCGTGCGCGCGGTTCCTGGCGTCGGAACCAGGGTTCCTGTCTGGATTCTGGGATCCGGCACCTTCGGCGCTGCGCTGGCGGCCGAGCGCGGGTTGCCCTTTGCCTTCGCGGCCCATATTGCGCCCCAGGCACTGCATGCGGCGGCAGACTTGTACCGTTCGACATTCCAGCCATCGCGCGCCTGTGCGCAACCCTACCTCATGGTTTGCCTTCCGCTGGTCGCAGCGGACTCGGACAAGATGGCGCAATTCCTCGCCACCACAATGTTCCAACGGGGACTGGCCCTGATTCGTGGCGAAGGACTGACGATGCTGCCGCCCGTTGCCGACATGGGCCGGCGCTGGAACCCGGGCGAGGAGCAGGCGGTGCGCGGCATGCTGGGCGCGGCAGTGATTGGCGGTCCCGCGACCATCGCACGGGAGCTGGAACGGGTCCTGTCCGCCACCCGGGCCGACGAACTGATGTTCAGCTCCAACTTCTATCGCTCTGCCGACCGGCTTCGCTCGGCTGAAATCGTCGCACGACTGCGCGGTGAGGCGATGGCGGCATCAAGCCGATAAACACGGCGCCGGAAAGGGGCCGGCCGGGACGGTCGAGGGTGCCGCATCGATCTTCAAGGCTTGCTGTACCGGTCCTGCCGGACCCGGCCTCCGCGGCAGGATCAGGCAATCCTTCGCCAGTTTTCTGCTACCGCTGCGCATCGCTGCTCCTCTAGCATGGCTGGATCATTCAATGAGGAGCCTGCCGTGAAAACTATCGACACCATTTACATCGACGGCGAATTTGTCGTCCCCCATGGACGCGAATCGCTGGTACTCCTCGATCCGGCCACCGAGTGCGAGCGTACGACCGTGATCCTCGCCGACGAGGTCGACGCCCGGCGCGCCATCGCCGCCGCGAAGGCCGCCTACCCATCATTCTCGCGCACGACGCGTGCACAGCGCATGGACTGGCTGCAGCGCCTGCACGATCTGGTCGCCGCGGCCGAGCAGGACATCGTCGACATCATGGTCTCGGAATACGGGGGCACGCTGGCGATGGCGCGCGGCACGGCGCGTCGCGCGGCGGCATCGTTTGCGATCGCGCGCCGCATCCTGGCCGACTACAGGTTCGAGCGCGAGGTCGGCGGCGCGCGCGTTGTCATGGTTCCGCATGGCGTGGTCGGCATGATTACGCCGTGGAATGCAAACATCGGTTTCATCGCCAGCAAACTGTCGATGGCGATCGCGGCCGGCAGCAGCGCGGTGATCAAGCCGAGCGAGCTCAGTGCCGCGCAAACCGCGCTTTTCACGCGCCTTCTGCACCAGGCCGGGCTGCCGCCGGGCGTGGTCAACATCGTTACCGGGCGCGGCGATACCGTCGGTGCCGAGATTACCCGCCATCCGGATATCGCCAAGATCTCGTTCACCGGATCGACCGCGGTCGGCAAGGCGATCGCGCGCGGCGCGGTCGACACGCTCAAGCGCGTTACCCTGGAACTGGGCGGCAAGTCGCCGACGGTCTTGCTCGACGACGCCGACTTCGCCAGGGTAATGCCGCTCGCGGCGTCGGCCGCCGTGATGAACAACGGCCAGGCCTGCATCGCCGGCACGCGCCTGCTGGTGCCCGACAGCCGCATCGACGAGGCGCATGCGCTGGCGGTGGCCGCCTTCAGCGACCTGGTCGTCGGCCCGACAGGCGACCCTCGCGTGAACGTCGGGCCGCTGGTGACGCGCAAGCAGTACGAGCGCGTGCAAGCGTATATCCGTACCGGCATCGAAGAGGGCGCGACTCTGCTGGCCGGAGGTCCCGGGCGGCCCGAGGACCTCGCGCGCGGCTACTTCGTGCGGCCCACCGTGTTCGGCCATGTCCGCAACGACATGGTCATCGCCCGCGAGGAAATCTTCGGTCCCGTGCTGTGCATCATCGGCTACCGTGACGACGACGAGGCGATCGCCATCGCCAACGACACGCCCTATGGCTTGCAGGCCTACGTGTTCGGGGCAGACCTGGCGCGCGCCAACCGGGTGGCCGCTGACATCGTTGCCGGCCGCGTATTCGTGAATGGGATGTATGATGCGCCGGAAGCGCCGTTCGGCGGCTTCAAACAATCGGGGCTCGGACGAGAATTCGGCGTCCATGGGTTCGAAGCCTACCTGGAACCGAAAGCGATCATGGGCCATGACAAGCTGCTCTGACAAGGACATCGCCGGCACGCTGTGCGCAATGGTCGACCGGCGCATGCGCAGCGCACCGACGGAAGCCTTCGACCTGCCGACCGCGCTGCCGTGGTTGTGGCTGTTGCGTCGCACAGCGCCCACGCCCGTCGGGCATGGCATGTTGTCGCCATCGGTCTGCCTGCTGGTGCAGGGCGAAAAGGAGATGCTGGTCGGCCATCAGGTCCTGCGCTACGGCGCCGGCTGCTACGTGCAGGCGGGGATGGCGGTGCCGGTGTCCGGCCAGGTGATCCGCGCCAGTACGGCTGCCCCTTACTACGGGATCCGCGTCGAGCTCGATCCCAGGGAAATCTCGGCCGCCGCGCTCGAGATGGGGCTGCAGTTGCCCGCCATGCAGGGCGGCTCGGCGGTCGTGACGGTCGAGCGAGCCGACGAGGTGCTGCTCGAGGTCTTCGTGCGCCTGCTGCGCATGCTCGACAGGCCGCGCGACCTCCCGGTCCTGGGGCGCCTGCTGAAGCAGGAGCTGATCTACCACCTGATCAGCGGACCAGGCGGGGCGAGTCTCGCCAGCGGCGCTGCCGGGGGCCAGCGCGAACGTGCCGTCGGCGAAGCGATCAACTGGATCCGCACGCATTACAACCGGCCGCTGAGCATCGATGCGCTGGCGCGCGCAGTGCACATGAGCCCCTCGGTCCTGCATCGCCGCTTCAAGGCCGCCACCGTGATGAGCCCCCTGCAATACCAGAAGCAGGTGCGGCTGCTCGAGGCGCGCAAGATCTTGATGAGCGGGAAGGCCGAGGCGGCAAACGTCGCTTACGAGGTCGGCTATGAAAGCCCATCCCAGTTCAGCCGGGAGTACCGGCGGCTCTTCGGGGCGCCGCCGCTGAAGGATATCGAGCAGTTGCGCTTGCAGTCGACCGTGCCGCAACCCTAGTTCCAGCCTTCGGAACCAGCCCCCTGGGCGACGAGGGCGGCATGGCGGCGATGGCCGGCCGGATCAGCTGAATGCGGTATCGGTACCGTAAAGGACGTGCAGGCCGGCGTCCTCCAGGTCTTCCAGCAGGCGAACGAGCTCGTTCGATACCTGCTTCAGATCGAATAATATGGGAGCAATGTCCTCGAACGTGGCGTCCCTGCGCACGCGGTCGACGATTTGCTTGCCGAGACGGTGCAGGTCTGCATGCGGCGCCGCGAGTTCCCGGTAACTTGCAGTGACGACAGCGCTGTCGCCTGCGTCCACGTACCATCGCCCGAACGCACAGCTGTTCTCGCACAGGATCGGGTGGGTTTCCGACTGGCGGATCGGGTGCGAGGGCGGCAGGGACGCCGCGCGGATCGCATAACGAAGCATTTGCCGGCGCCACTGGACGTGGTCGATCAGCGCCATATGTGCCAGCCCGGGTGAAATTCGATGGCACCTGTGATTGTGATGGCGAAAAAGCTGGAATTCATCCAGTGGCAGCGGGCTGCTGACCAGGTAGCCCTGCACCAGCCGGCATCCTGCTTCGGCCAGGAAGTCCTGCTGCACCAAAGCCTCGACGCCCTCGGCGACGACGGTCACGCCGAGCTCATGCCCCAGCCGGATCGACGAGCGGACGATGGTCGCGTCCTTGCTCGATGCGAGCATGCGTCCGATGATGCCCTGGTCCAGCTTGATCGTGGTGAAGGGCCATTGGCTCAGCGTGTCGATACTCGAGTAACCGATCCCGTAGTCGTCCATCGCCAGGCCGATGCCGGTATCGGTGAGCAGGCGAAGCTGTTCCTGGACGCGCGTGCCGCCCGACAGCGCCTGAGTCTCGGTAATCTCGAGCTCGAGCGAGCACGGCCGAAGGGCGCCGGCGGCGATGGCGTCGAGAAGCGCATTGGTAAGCATGTCGTCCTCGAAGTCCTGGGCCGTGACATTGAGCGATACGCAGAGGCTCTGGTCCAGCCCGGCGGAATCCAGGTCGTGCACGAGACGGGCCAGGAGTTGCAGCGTCAGCTCCTTGATCGCGCCCGTTCGCTCCGCGAGCGGAATGAAGGCCGACGGCGGCAACAGCATGCCATCGGGACGGCGCCAGCGGGCAAGTGCCTCGGCGCCGACGATCTCGTTCGTGACCAACGAAAACTTCGGCTGGTAGTGCAAGAGGAATTCCCGGTTCCGTAATCCCTCGGCGAGGTCGACCTCAGTGATCGATTGCATGCTTGTGCCTGATCTCGGCAACAGTCCAGGTAACCGTCGCGTGGTCGATGAGCGCATGCACCGGTGAACCGGCCAGCTCACTCATCAGCTTGTGCATCGCGCTACGGGCTGCGGCCCCGGAATCCCACAGCAGGACATCGACAATACGGGCGTCTCGCTCTTCGGCGATCCGGCGGGACCGGAATCCCGGCTGCAGCTTCAGCCAGGCGTCCACATCGCGGTTCGCCTCGACGAAGTCGGCAAAGGAAACGCCGCGCACCAGCCGGAACGTGACGATCTCGATCGCTTCGCTGTCGAGCATGGCGTCAGACCACATAGCCACCGGCCACCTCGACCGACTGTCCGTTGATCCAGCCGCCGTGGTCGGACAGCAGCGTCGCGATGACGCGGCCGACGTCTTCCGGCTCGCCGATCCGTCCCAGGGCGGTCTGGGATGCCAACAGTGCTTCGAACTCGGGCGTCAGGCCGCCGCCCAGTTCGGTACGGACCGGGCCCGGGGACACGGCGTTCACACGGATGCGCCTGTCACCGAATTCCTTCGCCATGTACCGGGTCAGTACGTCGAGGCCGCCCTTGAAAGCGGCGTATGGGGCAACGCCGGCAGTGGCGACGCGCGTCGTTGCGCTGGTGACGTTCACGATACTGGCGCCGTCTTCCAGGACGGGCAGGAGTGCCTGTGTCAGGAAGAACGGTCCCTTCAGGTGCACATCCATCAGGCCGTCGAACTGGGCTTCCGTGACCTTCGCGATAGGCTCGAACAAGCCGTAGCCGGCATTGTTGACCAGGCCGCCGAGCTGCCGTTTGCCCCAACAGACCTCCAGTGTCTCCTGCACTGCGGTGCGGAAGGCGGTGAAGCCGGCGGTCTCGCCCAGGTCCAGTGACAGGGTGGCGGCCTTGCCGCCCTCCTGCTGGATGCGGCCGACCACATCGAGTGCGGCTGCCATGTCCTGCCGGTAGGTCAGGATGACGCCAAAGCCCTGGCGGGCACACTGGATCGCGGTGCTGGCGCCGATGCCGCGGCTGCCGCCGGTGATAAGAATGACACGCATGTTTCGAATCCTTGAATAAAGTCGGTATGGTTTGATGACGTGGCGGGAACCCGGGGAAGGCCATCGGTACGTCGAGACAGAGCCGATGAAGGCCGATTTTCAGGGAGT
This window of the Massilia sp. WG5 genome carries:
- a CDS encoding aspartate kinase — translated: MALIVHKYGGTSMGSTDRIKNVAARVAKWHDAGHQIVVVPSAMSGETNRLIGLAKEIMAQPDPRELDMIASTGEQVSVGLLAMALLARGKDAVSYTGWQVGIRTDSAFTKARIQSIDDTRVRADLDAGRIVIITGFQGMDEEGNISTLGRGGSDTSAVAIAAAMKADECLIYTDVDGVYTTDPRVVDEARRLSKITFEEMLELASLGSKVLQTRSVEFAGNYRVPTRVLSSLTDPLMPLEEEAVSGTLISFEEESNMEQAVISGIAFHRDEAKITVLGVPDKPGVAYHILGPVSDANIEVDMIIQNVSVDGKTDFTFTVSRNDYQRALNVLEANKAELGFDRLLGDAKVSKVSAVGVGMRSHVGVASQMFRTLAEEGINIMMISTSEIKISVLIDEKYMELAVRALHKAFDLEKA
- a CDS encoding zinc-binding dehydrogenase, whose translation is MKQTMKALVLNAFEVPMNLSKVERPVAGPGQVLVRIKASVVEVVGEGVQGCASGNEVWDMTEAAKLVDAGKIKVLLDERHYSMDEAGRAHAAMQDGSARGKIVVEVE
- a CDS encoding LLM class flavin-dependent oxidoreductase, coding for MNLLARTPLSALDVVPLRVGGSTADALSEALAYGRDLERLGFHRMWLAEHHNISGVASSATAVLIGRIAAATRSLRVGAGGIMLPNHAPLVVAENFGTLETLFPGRIDLGLGRAPGADGETMRALRRSVADGGGFPDQVAEIQMLLGPETPGQRVRAVPGVGTRVPVWILGSGTFGAALAAERGLPFAFAAHIAPQALHAAADLYRSTFQPSRACAQPYLMVCLPLVAADSDKMAQFLATTMFQRGLALIRGEGLTMLPPVADMGRRWNPGEEQAVRGMLGAAVIGGPATIARELERVLSATRADELMFSSNFYRSADRLRSAEIVARLRGEAMAASSR
- a CDS encoding aldehyde dehydrogenase family protein, which gives rise to MKTIDTIYIDGEFVVPHGRESLVLLDPATECERTTVILADEVDARRAIAAAKAAYPSFSRTTRAQRMDWLQRLHDLVAAAEQDIVDIMVSEYGGTLAMARGTARRAAASFAIARRILADYRFEREVGGARVVMVPHGVVGMITPWNANIGFIASKLSMAIAAGSSAVIKPSELSAAQTALFTRLLHQAGLPPGVVNIVTGRGDTVGAEITRHPDIAKISFTGSTAVGKAIARGAVDTLKRVTLELGGKSPTVLLDDADFARVMPLAASAAVMNNGQACIAGTRLLVPDSRIDEAHALAVAAFSDLVVGPTGDPRVNVGPLVTRKQYERVQAYIRTGIEEGATLLAGGPGRPEDLARGYFVRPTVFGHVRNDMVIAREEIFGPVLCIIGYRDDDEAIAIANDTPYGLQAYVFGADLARANRVAADIVAGRVFVNGMYDAPEAPFGGFKQSGLGREFGVHGFEAYLEPKAIMGHDKLL
- a CDS encoding AraC family transcriptional regulator codes for the protein MTSCSDKDIAGTLCAMVDRRMRSAPTEAFDLPTALPWLWLLRRTAPTPVGHGMLSPSVCLLVQGEKEMLVGHQVLRYGAGCYVQAGMAVPVSGQVIRASTAAPYYGIRVELDPREISAAALEMGLQLPAMQGGSAVVTVERADEVLLEVFVRLLRMLDRPRDLPVLGRLLKQELIYHLISGPGGASLASGAAGGQRERAVGEAINWIRTHYNRPLSIDALARAVHMSPSVLHRRFKAATVMSPLQYQKQVRLLEARKILMSGKAEAANVAYEVGYESPSQFSREYRRLFGAPPLKDIEQLRLQSTVPQP
- a CDS encoding EAL domain-containing protein codes for the protein MQSITEVDLAEGLRNREFLLHYQPKFSLVTNEIVGAEALARWRRPDGMLLPPSAFIPLAERTGAIKELTLQLLARLVHDLDSAGLDQSLCVSLNVTAQDFEDDMLTNALLDAIAAGALRPCSLELEITETQALSGGTRVQEQLRLLTDTGIGLAMDDYGIGYSSIDTLSQWPFTTIKLDQGIIGRMLASSKDATIVRSSIRLGHELGVTVVAEGVEALVQQDFLAEAGCRLVQGYLVSSPLPLDEFQLFRHHNHRCHRISPGLAHMALIDHVQWRRQMLRYAIRAASLPPSHPIRQSETHPILCENSCAFGRWYVDAGDSAVVTASYRELAAPHADLHRLGKQIVDRVRRDATFEDIAPILFDLKQVSNELVRLLEDLEDAGLHVLYGTDTAFS
- a CDS encoding SDR family NAD(P)-dependent oxidoreductase; the encoded protein is MRVILITGGSRGIGASTAIQCARQGFGVILTYRQDMAAALDVVGRIQQEGGKAATLSLDLGETAGFTAFRTAVQETLEVCWGKRQLGGLVNNAGYGLFEPIAKVTEAQFDGLMDVHLKGPFFLTQALLPVLEDGASIVNVTSATTRVATAGVAPYAAFKGGLDVLTRYMAKEFGDRRIRVNAVSPGPVRTELGGGLTPEFEALLASQTALGRIGEPEDVGRVIATLLSDHGGWINGQSVEVAGGYVV